The Zingiber officinale cultivar Zhangliang chromosome 2A, Zo_v1.1, whole genome shotgun sequence genomic sequence GTCGGCAATGAGGTTCGAAGTTTGTGGTTTTTTGTCAGCGAAAGGAAGGCTTGAAAGTTGAGGAGAAGAATTGTATGTGCTCAGAGGCAGATATGGCATCTGCTGAATTGAAGAGAGGTTGAATGGTGGCACACACAATTGTCTCAAGGAGGATGTCGTCGATGTTATCGTTGTCGTTGAGGTAGTAGATCGAAACTCTGGAGGAATATAAGGAAAAGGATGAAGATGTGAGCCTTGAACATGATTCAGTTCGAATTGTCCCTGCATAGATTCACATTGTTTTCTTCACTATTCCAATAGTTTAAGCCTTAGAAACAACACAAATTTGATAAGGCAACAGAGTACAAATGAATCAATCTTCTGATGTATCCTTAAAAGATAAGGCAACAGAGTACAATATCAGAAACCAAATAATGATcagctttgttttctttattcaaaGATTTGTAGGATAGAAGTCTAATGGCGAAAGTCAAAAGTCATATGAGTGACTTTGCTAGTTTATCATCCATCACCAAAGTCAACGATTGTTTCAGGAAGCAACGAAGGATCGATCTTAAACATCAAGCTAAATAATGGCGAAGACAAAAAGATTGGATTTTGAAGCGATCGGCAAAACCTGGTTTTGCGAGTACAGTGACAGGGGCGACTGGAACAAACTCGACGGGCTGATTCCCGCCGGAAATGTGATCGCCGGCGTCTGGTTCAACATGAGACTGGCCGGCCGGCTCCGCCCCAAGCTCAAAGCCACCTCCTTTCCGCCTCTCTTTGACTCCCCATTCATcgaatcctcctcctcctcctcccctaCCCTTCTGGGCGCCGGCGCCGACGCAGCCGCGGAGGGCCCTATGGCGCCTGCGAGGAGCTGGGAGAAGGAGGCGCCGTAGTCCATCTCGGGTTCCGCCAAGAGGCTCGACAGGCCGGGACTGAAATCCACCGGGCGAAAGAGGCTCTCTATGGCGGTGCGCGAAGGGAGGGCCACTGCCGGCCGAGGCGGCTGCGGCGGCCTCGGCCGCTGCGCCCCTCCTCCGGGCTCCACAGTGGCGGCGGAGCGGGaaaccaaaacaaaaaaaaaaaaaaatcttgcctTTTGGCTTTAATTCTTCGACCGAAGCGGTCGTCTAACGGTTGCGACTCCGGAGCCCTTCCATTCTTCGATGGCAGATTGACAGTTGGAGTTGAAATCCTCGAGGGGAAGGGTATCGTCGAACCCAGCCTTCTCCCTCGTCCCGTTAAAAGTCTCGCCGGCGtcaagtcaaccccgttgactttgaATAATCTAAGGAATTAAGACACGGTCAACAAACTCAATCCGACTCAACTCAACTCAATTCGGACCTTTTACAAACCAAATCAAGCAAACACATCCTTCCTTTTGCTTGGAGATCAAGGTACAATCTTTTTAAAATAAAGCTTTCAAATTTTCCAGACTAATCTATATAACTCAAGTATATCCTTAATTGGGTACAAAAGCATGCCGACAAGCTGGATGAATATGCTAAACAAAGATCCAATCATGCGCAACATAACTCAGGTCAACTCTCACAAAAGCTATTAAATGATTTTTGAGTAATAAACAATTTACACTATAATTCAAGGCATTCCACGAGGAGGCCAGCTTTTAATTTTACATGGAAACCATTTACTTTTTGTTTGTAGCCTCTCCATCGGCATCACCTTGCTGATTATATCTTCACTAATTATTATTGTTTaaggaatttatagaataaagaaaagggTAACTTGTCATGAACTCCTTTGTCGGTTTATTTGCTATTGGTTCCTTGCTTGAATTGCAGTCTGTAAATTATGCAACACAACTTTTAATATGAAACTATTTTTTtactcaattttatttatttagtcaATCTGCTCCACCACAATAAttattgacaaattaaagaaaaaagaaGAGAGATTTGTTTGACCATTCCACATTGGAAATTGGAATGACCACAAGTCATCTAGATTCTAGATCGCTTGGTGTTCTTCAGTCACCACTCAACAGGATGCCGTTCCTTCTCAAACAAAAGGAGAGCTGGAGCACATCGACCATGTCTCCATCTTGCCACTTGCTGAAGCAGACATCCTTCCAGAGCTCTTCTAACCATTGACGAATTGTAAGTGGTGCCTTTCTTTATCCTTCACCAATGGCAGGTCATCGATATTGGAAGTCTACAGTCATCGAAATTATATTTTGACTCTTTCTTATTCATGTATCTTGTTCTTCAGTCGACGTCAGATCTACTCcgtttcctttccttttcttctggTATGATTATGAACTGATCTCGACGAATTCATGCCTGCTGCTTTTCCTCTTTGGTTGTAGATTATCAGTCAAAGCTTGAAGGCTGAGGAATGATACTTCAGTTTCTGCTATCTGCCCTCTTCCTCATCACTGGAATTTCAGCCGATGAATCGCCAGATATTACAGTAATAGTCAGGGGATCTGATTTATTAGCTGAGGTTGATGACAGTTTTGTGTGTGCGACTCTTGATTGGTGGCCTCCTGAGAAATGCAACTATAATCAGTGTCCTTGGGGACAAGCTTCAGTTCTCAATCTGGTAATTTTCCTTTCAGAAACACTGCTCTAATTAGCAAGAACAACTTTTTTCTTAAGTAATAAGTGagtttcttttctctccttttcatGCTTCATTCCTCAGAACTTGACTCATCCATTCCTAGCTAAAGCCATCCAAGGCAAGTGCTTTCTCCCTACTGATTAGCCTTTTTTCAGATTGATATTAGTTGGCCTAGTTAATTGTGGTTGTTTGTTAACAAAATCAGCTTTCAATCCTTTGCGAATACGCATTGGAGGCTCATTGCAAGACAAAGTGGTGTATGGAGTCCCTAGTTTGGAGTCTCCATGTCTTCCTTTTTCGAAGTCGACTGGTTTGTTTGGTTTCTCTCAAGGGTGCTTGAGCCTTGCAAGGTGGGATGAGCTAAATCTTCTATTTGAGAAGGGAGGGTGAGTTTTAGTTTCTCCATGCTGATATTAAGATAGATAACAAATAGTGTGGTTATGGATCCTTTTGATTGCAGTGCAATTATCACATTTGGTTTGAATGCGCTAAACGGAAGGGATAGTCTCGACAATGGAATGTGGGTAGGCAATTGGAACTCCACGAATTCTCGTGAGTTCATCGAGTACACGATTTCGAAAGGATATCAGGTTGATTCATGGGAATTCGGTAGGTCCTCGCGTTGCTCTATCTTTCTAGGATGAAGATTCATCTACTAAACCAGGAACACAACATGCTTGATGCATCAGGGAATGAATTGAGTGGAAGAGGTGTTGGAGCAAGGGTCAGTGCAGAACAATATGCACAAGATGTGATTGAACTTAAAGCCCTTCTTAAGGAGTTATATCGAGATTCGCATACAAAGCCAATTCTTGTTGCCCCTGGAGGATTCTTTGATCAGCAGTGGTATGCTCAGCTTCTTCAGGATTCAGGTTTAGGAGTCGTCGATGCCTTGACACATCATGTGTACAATCTTGGTGGAGGTGAGTATAGGAACAAATCAAGTGATTAAACAAAATTTACAACTAGTGTTCAATCACTTTGATTGTGTCTGTAGGTGATGACTCCCATATTGAAAGCAAAATATTGAACCCCTGGTACTTGAGTCAGACGGCAACCGATAAATTCCGAAACCTCCAACTGACTATAGAAAGACATGGACCATGGTCCAGAGCTTGGGTTGGTGAAGCAGGTGGTGCATACAACAGTGGAAATCGTCAAGTATCaaacaaatttctctatagcttttGGTAACTTATCTTTCTTTGATATTGAATCTCAATTGTCTTTCAGACTAAAACTGGTTTGATGAAACTCAGGTACTTGGATCAACTTGGTATGGCATCCAAGTACAACACCAAGGTTTATTGTAGACAGACCTTGATCGGCGGAAACTACGGGCTCCTTGACACAAACACTTTCGTCCCAAATCCTGATTACTACAGGCAAGACATCCAAACACAAGTTACAAACTAAGTTGTAGTCCTACTCCCTCAAATTGCCATACTAATCCTCTCATTTTCACAGTGCATTGTTGTGGCACCGGCTAATGGGGAAGGGAGTTCTTTCTATTGATATGAGTGGCTCATCGTATTTGCGAGCTTATGCGCTTTGCGCGAAACGAAAGGTATGGACATCAAATGCTATGTGTCTTCATGTGATTCTAATCCATGACTTGTTGATTCATACAGTCAGGCATAACTCTGCTCCTGATCAACCTGAGCACATCCATCAAGTTCAGTGTGACCGTTCGAAACGATCTCAACGTCCTTCTTGCCGAAGGAGGAGGCATTCAGTGGGGCAATGCCTTCATCCGCACTCTAAAGAGAACAGTCTCCTGGATTGGGAGGAAAGCATCAGATGAATCAGTGCACAGAGAGGAGTATCATTTAACTGGAGCTGATGGAAATTGTTTGAGCCAAACTGTGCTGTTGAATGGCAATCCGTTGGAGCTTGTCGATGGAGAAATTCCACAACTGGTTCCTGTTTATGCTCCGGCCAACTCCCCCGTAAAGGTTGATCCTTTGTCTATTGCATTTGTGGTCTTCCCCAACTTTGAAGCTCAAGCTTGTAGTTCATGAGTTTGGTCTACTAAAAGGTGTATATAATTGATATGTTTAGGGATCAAAGAAAGTACATGTAAGTGCATAGAAAATTTTAACAGTATATAATAATGGGCAAAAGTCCAGAAGGTACCCTTTTTTTTCAAATCATAAAAGGACGatccatttttattttttgcttttcAGATGTCTCACATCTGTACAATTACTTAACTATCTTTTAATACTTTGTAACCTTGTTCAGAATTGTTATTTACCGTTTAAATTTTGATCCGGTTGGATACTTTGTAGCGGTTATAATTTTATAGCTACTATATAACTATAAATGTTATAGTAGTTACAAAATTGCAACGACTACAATATATACTTagtttattcaaaattatttagttACAATATATACTACAATGCATACACTtaatctatttaaaaatatttacgtTATAGTAATTATGATTTCATAGCCgttaaaatgtatatttaattaatttaaaaatatttatgttgtAGCAGGTAAAATTTAGTAATAGTTACAATGtatacttaaattatttaaaaatattcatattatagtaGTTATGATTTCATAGTTATTATAACGTTAATTTGACCTACTCACTTAATATTCACGATGTAATAACTATGAAGTTGTAGATGTTATAATACGGGTTCGACATGCTCATTTAATATTCACATTGtaacaattataaaatcataactgATCTCATATACGtagtaattatgattttgtaactACTATAATGTGTCTGATTGATTTAAAAATTAGGTGAAAGATaccaataaaaataatattagagaGTGGTTAGATAATTATACACATCTTATAGTAGAGCGGgatgtttttctttaaaaaaaattaaaatgattggCTCCTTtgaggatttaaagaaaaagagATGTTctcaatttttatcaaaaataattaagtaaatcatctagaatttattaaaatatcccTCCTAAGAAAAAATCTTtgataatttatcaaagggtgcactAAGTTTACGAATTGATCAGAAGACATACTATATTTTGTTATTTATCAAAGGATGCACTCAATTTACTACTCTTCCTATTCTACCCCTCAATCATTTatcttttctctttcctctttcctCTATCCTCTCTTTGATGCATACAATTTCTATACTCTTTTACAATTTTCTCTACTCTTTCCTCTCTCATATGTCTGCAacctctcttctcttttctcccctctcctctttcctctctcttttAGATGCACACATGCATAACGAGGGCATGATATAATTTCATATTAAGTCTAACGTGGACATGATATGATTTCATACAAAACCCACAGGGGTTAGGATTTAGCTGATTTTTTCGATAAAATTTTAACACCTTCGGAGAAGTTGAAACATGTAATGGATGATACCATTGAACTCCTTGCAGTCTCAAAAATCTATAGGATCTGGAATGGGTCTAATCAGACATGTTTAGgttcatcagtgagttttgatcaaaatccattAATCGACTTAGAGACCTCGAATTATAACCATTTCAGGTCCTGTAGATTTTTGAGATTGCAAGAAGTCCAACAATATCATCCATTGCATATTTTGGCTTCTCAAGGGGtgctaaaattttattaaaaaaaactgaaGTATATAAATTCATTCATATCAAGCTTACGTTAGGCTTGATATAATTCATATAAAAAAATAGGGTTATAATTTTgctaatttttgataaaattttaacacctttagaaaattcaaaatatgCAACGCATGACACCATTGGACTCATTGCAGCCTAAAAAATCACAGGACCTGAAATGGATCCAATTGGACATGTCTAGATCCATTAGTatcttttggtcaaaactcactaatTAACCTATAGATCTCAGATTGCAACTATTTCAAGTCCCGTGGATTTCTAAAGTGCAAAGGAGTCCAACGATTTCATCCATTGCATATTCCGATTTTTCTAGAGGtgctaaaattttatcaaaaaaatcagCTAAATCATAAACACATTTATATCAAGTCCACGGGGTTAGGGTTTAGCTAATTCCttcaataacattttaacacctccgGAGAAGCCGAAATATGTAATGAATGGTGCCGATGGACTCCTTGCAACCTTAGAAATCCACAAGACCTAAAATGATTGTAATCTAGAGTCTTTAAGTCGATCAATGAATTTTGACCAAATTAAACCCATTGTTGGACATAAACAAGTCCtattggactcatttcaggtcCTCTAGATTTTTACGATTGCAAGGAGTCTAATGGTACcatccattgcatattttagATTCTCCAGAGGTGTTAAAATTATTGGAGCAGTGGgctagcaagaggggggtgaattgcctatcaaATATAAAAAGAAATCTTTTCTGATctctcaactcagattagtagcaatcACACAATTATAACAAGTTAATtaaataactataaaataaaagaggtagaagaatttacttggttataacatagatgattgttaatccaagtcaAATGAAAAAGCAATAAAAATCTTCTTCATTGAaagtggagaagtctcttacacttgtTGAATGCTCAAAAAagaactaggaaatgaatactagagttgTTCATTAatttcctaggtctaggagtctttttatagcctcttggaAAAAGTTATccacagcttgaaggcgcctccaaagaggTCCAAGGCTCCTTCCATCAGATAGAGTTTATCTAtcaagaataaaattttatcttcggctaACGACTAAcaaaggcgccttcgtactattcatcgaaggtgtcttccagccatggaagtCACCTTCCACAAGGCAACTCAGCTCAAAGTTGATCTCTTCGTGTAGGTGATTCTCCAGCTAACCTaagttgagctcatccgaacctAACTCTGACCTGTTGGGGATCgtatggtcggctagaagggtggTTGAATAGACGTTATCCTCAATTGATCGTTTttttctacaatgttagtgcgcaagcggaaatacaattaAAGAAAGCAGAAAGTTAAactaaagaaaggaaatgcaaactacaACACGTCAATTTacatggttcagagattagggttCCTACTCTATGGCTATCCATTAGTAGATTAGTCCTCGAAAACTCCGACTAGcataatcctccttgtcggtggagaaacctcgccacaactcgaccaAGAACATACGGATTGTAATATaagcttggagactctaattagactttaacaaAGTTCAATTTCGTCAACTTTGGCCAGTcatcccaagctccattatataaaGCTTGGAAGAAATAGCAAGActgttttaccgttaccagtcgactgatccttgcACCAGTCAATTGGTGCTTGGCCAACGACTCTTCAACggctctttaccagtcgactggtatcaacactagtcgactggtccctaTCGTTCGGGCACAAAAACTCTCTGTGCTTtgccccagtcgactggtctcaataccagtcgactggtacaaccctaaattTAGGATTTCTCTtctcgagtacatttctctcaatactcggaccctcatgactcacttgattcttctttgcagctttgacctcttgctttcaagcctacttcctttggctctcgtccattggatgcattcaagcccgtggctcatccccaatgtcatcatcCTTCATGTATGCAttgaagtcacttccctcggcccttgcctttgctgccttgtccacgattcctcggatgctccattcttcaccgaacctgaagtcatcaagctgagtcatatgtgtatcctgcaaacctacacactcatttacacatatcaaatataagggtgaacctaacttaaacctttttcccaaacatcaaaacacatggtcgcacgaaccattgagattgctccaacacaaccttctcctcgagcaggcttccttccCGACTTCTTGTCTctcgaacgtcgtgcatgttcttctcgtccaccggtgtactctttcgtagtatttgttggtgcagcggagaccagcaagagggggggtgaattgctgtaaacaaaaataaaactaccctcctcggatttcaactcagaataaatgtagtagtaaaataataaagacagaaagtaaaaacagaaacagaaatttaatctggttacaaccaagagggttgttaatccagggcagtgaaaagcacactaagaaaattctccttctctgaaggcggagaagccttttacactctaattgctcagaactactgctaggaattgcttacagattgattgcttgagttgttattgaatttctagctccaggggcttttatataggccctggaaatcttatcccgagagtccaaggcgcttccaacagggttcaaggcgcctccaactcgatctgcggataaaactttatccgtagcgTAAATGGTCAAACtgacctgctcaaggcgccttaaacaatccattcaaggcgccttcaatgtgtttaaggcgccttcaatgtgtttaaggcgccttcaaggttcctgctacagtaatttctgctacagtaacttcctgctacagtaatttccagcctcttttgactccttttcttcttctctttgacttccgaagctccgttcttttggatgattacgaccaaccggaatagggctcacccgaacccaattcccggccttctcctcgagcagccttccgtcccggcttaacatccctcgaacgccgcgcacgctcttcacgcccaccagagtactcttccgcagctctctcatccttcgaacgcaccaagcccgtcggctcccttcccgtgtcgtccttctcgctagctgcgtcttccgctcgacttcctgtgctcctaagctcctgcacactcagacacagggatcaaacacagcagaacctaaccaacttggttgatcacatcaaaactaccacggggtccaacaatctccccctttttgatgtgcatcaactcaagttcaagttagggttaaaaattgacataaagagtaattttaaagaaaaattactaaactaacaagttaagcataatttttgcaattagtaaaattacaactaaaaataataacagaaattttaaatttttctaactccccctaaacttgtacttttctccccccctttgatcacagcaaaaatggggtcttaagtaaaatattttcaagtaagattaaatctttgaaaaaaaatttctaagtaaaaatgaatttttgaaaaaatttcaaagttaaattgaattgttaaaagaaattctaagtcaataaaaaatctaagtaaaatttttaaatgttcCCAAAAAATAGTTAAGTCAAATTAAGTTTTTcgggaaaaaaaaatttaacaaaaaaaataagttagaatttttcaagagaaaatttctaaggaatattttttttttattaacaaatatttgataaactttcaaagcattatttaattcttgtttaatgctttttcagaaagttaattaaatattttctttcaatattttagcttccaggtcgtggcgaggcactaggccttcttggttattggaacaacaaccatttccttagacaaagcttccataaagaatttcaatgtttaattttctcactgtaagcttttaatttttgaaagattaattaagcacagattttggaacccaatagaggtttcttcctacaggattaatcaaaaatctagggggtacatagtttcttggtattttcctaagttgtccttgatgcttccttatataccaatttaatttaccataacttctaatttttgactttggaaatttctttaagcatgcatcatttttcaatttttcaatttctaattttaaattttcattttctgatttcatactatcgtacatttcaagtggacatgcttttgctaattctatttttaattctttatttttttttctaattcgaataaatctttggaaagcgatttaataaatcg encodes the following:
- the LOC122040642 gene encoding heparanase-like protein 2, which gives rise to MILQFLLSALFLITGISADESPDITVIVRGSDLLAEVDDSFVCATLDWWPPEKCNYNQCPWGQASVLNLNLTHPFLAKAIQAFNPLRIRIGGSLQDKVVYGVPSLESPCLPFSKSTGLFGFSQGCLSLARWDELNLLFEKGGAIITFGLNALNGRDSLDNGMWVGNWNSTNSREFIEYTISKGYQVDSWEFGNELSGRGVGARVSAEQYAQDVIELKALLKELYRDSHTKPILVAPGGFFDQQWYAQLLQDSGLGVVDALTHHVYNLGGGDDSHIESKILNPWYLSQTATDKFRNLQLTIERHGPWSRAWVGEAGGAYNSGNRQVSNKFLYSFWYLDQLGMASKYNTKVYCRQTLIGGNYGLLDTNTFVPNPDYYSALLWHRLMGKGVLSIDMSGSSYLRAYALCAKRKSGITLLLINLSTSIKFSVTVRNDLNVLLAEGGGIQWGNAFIRTLKRTVSWIGRKASDESVHREEYHLTGADGNCLSQTVLLNGNPLELVDGEIPQLVPVYAPANSPVKVDPLSIAFVVFPNFEAQACSS